The genomic window ccacggatatgcggatcggatccaatccatgaacacccctaggtTCGAGCATGCTGAATCCGCTCGTGTAACTATTTTAAATGGAGCGGGTCTTTTATTTTCCAACTCTCCTAGGGAATCAAGAAAGGGTTTAGTCAACTCCTACCAATTTCTATTGGGCTGGATTCTAAAACCCACCACAAAAAAAATCATCCCCCACTATCCCCATTTATTCTAATTACATTTCATTTATCTCAATTTACCCTAATTACATTACCACCGCTGTTCCTCACCTCTCTATCTCTGTCTCATCACTCAAACTCCAGCAAACGGCGGCGCATCGCAGACCTTTTCTTCACGCTGTCAACGTTGTCCTCAACAACGCCGCTACGTGTTGTCATCTTCGTCTCCCAACTAGACGACGTCACCACCGTATTCGAGGACGTCGTTGTGGTCAACAGCGCTTCTCATTGACTCGGGTCAACCTCGCCGGCGCAGATTCGTCGTCTTTCTAAGCTCACGACATTGTGAACACCCACCTCTAAATTGCGCCTTCTTCGCGCCGCTACCGTGCTCCTCGCAAGCAACGCCCCGTTCGTCCGGAACCCTCCACTGCATCGCGCATTCCGAACGTCAACAACCACGAGAAGGATCTCCAGTAGTCCCTCGCGGCGCCGCACCTAACCACGCCCTCCATTGGCCCTAAGTCGGGCCCTCTATCCGTTGTAACACCTTTTATTGCCGTTTCTTTTGACTTTTTGCTTGAATTTTTCAACTGCTTGAATTGGGTTTTTGGATGTTCCTTTGTTGAGAAAATAGATGTTTCTTCGCATAGGGTTTCACATGTTTCTTCCTATGTTAACATTTTTTCCATAATCGCTCATTGACGACTATCTGTTAGTTAACGGGTGTTTTCTTCTAAGCTTTCTGGATGTTCCTTCGACAGGATTTGGGATGTTTTTTTCAATATTTATTAGATAAATTATTTTTGACTTGTGTTAACGAACTAAGAGCAACTTATTCAATGAAATCAATGAATGAATGGAACATATTAAATTGGGGGCTATTGCTATCTTTGTTAGTTGACATTGGGTGTTCCAAAAAATAATTACAGAAAAACCTCTTTATTATattctcaaataacattaatttcgTTACAGAAACATCCAATCAATTAGAAAAATTAATATCCACTTAACATTCACATAAGACTAACCAAATACAATAGAattgcatgaaaaaaaaaaacgaaatcaTTAATGAGATGGAACACTCAATACATGAAAGGAGATAGCACGATATCGAGGCCGTGAATCACATTCTTCATGCGCGGTTAATACTAAAtcttaatttttaatataattattaatgaCAATAGATATGTGAAAATAAGGCATTCAAGACTTGATtgtgaaaataattttataaattaactaAGCTATTTTATAATTCAAGACTTCATGTTTCAATGGATGTCCATAACTAagctaattaaataattttataaattaacaCTAAGTAATAATAATGCAGGTTTCATAACGTGCTGTCTCCCATGCGTCACCTTTGGACAAATTGCCGAAATTGTAGATGAAGGAAAGAGTTGTAagtaatttaaatatatttaagcAAAATGGTATCATTTGATTAGAGTAGTTAATTTCTACTGAAATAATAATTTTGTATGATTGTGTGGTTTTGATGGATTATAATAGCATGCTGTGCACAAGGATGTGTGTATGGGCTACTTATGACGGTTTCGTGTCACTGGCTCTATTCGTGTATTTATAGagagaaattaaggaaaaagttTGATTTACCAGCTGAGCCCTGCTGTGATTGTTGTATTCATTTCTGCTGTGATCCATGTGCCTTGTGCCAAGAGCACCAAGAGCTTAAAGAAAGAGGCTATGACCCTTCCAAAggtatctatatatatattttagggTTATGCTTATCTTAGGTaattaatgatttttttgaataatatgaataaccatcaatcaaataaaaacatattatacttttaaattattcacctaaatcttaatattagaataacaaaTCATCCGTacacctagtaaaatgaacatccgatatatctattattcacattgtttaatattttcattgtccaCTTATACTTTTCTTATATTTTATAACAACTGAAAGCTTCTGAAAACAGAATTAAAGAAAaggttttttctttttaaaacaaCGGAAAAGAATGAAAGAGGCCGTACCATAATTAattcttctaaaaaaaataaaacgtaATGAATAACTCTTTGTTATTCACATCTAGAGCCAAATTTATAAATAGGATAACAacgaaattttaaaaaataaatacctAATTTAGTCTTTTTTATTTAAACGAAGGACAATGTGAATTTTAGCAGAAAAAAAGATAATACAATTCTTgactttattattttaaaataacatGATGcatttgctgcttcttcttcttgcaaCATCATTTTCGAGAATGGTTCTTTTCTATTAAACTGCCCCCGAtaaagttcttttttttttttttttcaaacataaACTGAATACCAGTTTCTCGAAATTTAAAAGCTTCCACATATTACAAATATAAACTGTCACtatatttctttcttttagtatATATTTGATGGACTTTTCAACGGTAAACTATATTATCTCAGAATAATAAAATTAAGGGTCATATATATTATCTCTTTATTTTTTAAGATCGTGTCATTCTTTATGCGAATAGAGCGGCCAAATTGAATGCAAGTAATTAAAATGCAGTAATTGATCCAACAATTTAACAACGAAGTTTTTGCATATTCTATTTTCAGTTTAAAATCTTGTATTCAACTTTCATATCATACCTTTTCTCTTGTTAGTTTAACATGCTTGATGGAAAAAAAAAGGTCGTCTAGTGTGAGTATTAGAGGAATAAAAAAAagacagaatttattatttttaactaacagataacaattaatatttaaatatgtGAATCAAAAATATATtagtaaattattaaaataaaaaattaaattaaagacaaaaaatatagctaaaaacaataaattttattgatttttaaatatttttcatatttttattttagtgtttATTTAAAAGTTTTTAAACATTTCTTCTTAGATTTGTAATACTTTTAAGGAGCTTTCTAGCATGATAAAAGTATCTTTAGGTGCTTAAAAGACCAAGATAAATAATAGAATTGATGATAATGTTGGGGTTTTTGCGTAAATAcaggtttttaatttttttttaatcatataaACCCACTTTTAATTATAACTCATGAGAACCAAAAATTTGGTAACGTAGACAACATATTATAATTTTACATGCAAAATTTTATATACTCAAACGATTAATAATTTTTACTTATATGAATCCTTGATCCTCAGcaatctttattcttttttttaaaaaatgttggTATGATTNNNNNNNNNNNNNNNNNNNNNNNNNNNNNNNNNNNNNNNNNNNNNNNNNNNNNNNNNNNNNNNNNNNNNNNNNNNNNNNNNNNNNNNNNNNNNNNNNNNNNNNNNNNNNNNNNNNNNNNNNNNNNNNNNNNNNNNNNNNNNNNNNNNNNNNNNNNNNNNNNNNNNNNNNNNNNNNNNNNNNNNNNNNNNNNNNNNNNNNNNNNNNNNNNNNNNNNNNNNNtatttatcttaaaaatttagtTTAGTCTTTTAAAAGTtaagtataaaaatattttagtcttttttatattaaaatttttatttctaatacAATCAATCTTAATTAATCATGTAAAGGTAATTTagtctttttaaaattattattacgAGGTATATTAGTATGCTAAATATGAACTATAAGTACATTTTTGTCTCttcaaaattaatattaaaaaagttATTTAGTATCTTAAAGTGACCTCAGCAAAAATTTTATTCCGTTAAATATATATCAATAATATTGACTCATCCAACTAATTAAATATATTCGTAGCAAAAATTTTTATGCTATATACCAAAATTTTTATACTATATCAATAAatttgttattaaaaatttttttatgctaTGCTTCAAAATTTTGTATATTATATTAataagtttttgtatttttcaacaaaaatttgTGTGCTACAAAAAACGCAAAAAATATGAAGTGGAGACATATGCGagcattttgttttattttgttgagtTTACACTAATTTGGTGTGACTTAATTATAAAAATGTTACATaactaagttattttagtaattaagTTCCACCAAAATTGATTCAATTGTTTATTGCCACAATAAAAATCagttaaaaaagaagaaagacaacataagaagaaaaaaaaatatttggtgaaatttgaatataaaattaatttatttatctaatattttttgttatttattccTATAAAAATACTatagtaatttttaaattattacataaagaatattttgatattttttaaatgtAATGTTAAAAAAATTGTCTAAGTCATTAGTTTTTTACTTAATCCAAAAGGTCCTTTTATAATTAGCATAATTTTAAAGCAACATTTTACAAATTTACACTATTTTGTATGGtaccaataaaaaatattaaattaggatatacAGCCTAGGTACTTTAAGAACCAGTTCTAAGTTTCCCCCACATAGACAATTCCTACTTTTAAGGTGTTCTTTCTCTATATAGTTATAcgttgttaaaaaaatatttctgCTAATTTTTCCTTGTCTGGAAATGAAAGTTTTTTCAAATAATcaactttattattatttatttcttgATCTCCTTATTACAATTAAAATTATCAAAGTTAACTAACTGTACGTACAAAATTTCTTGTATGCAGGTTGGGGTGCAACTCGTCCACCGATAATTCAATCCATGTTTAAATAATGATCCATCACCTCCTGCTTATCAACTTATGTAGAGACGATGCAATCAAACTTAATCATGTTCACATTAATTAATATAAAGTAAAGACGCACATCTTGTAATAATACTAACAATCATGATGATTATTAGCATCCTGCTTAATTTAAATAATGCTTCCCTTCTACCAGGATGGTTATTATGTTGTACTCGGTTGTTTAGATGGCCTTCTTCGATTTGTCTTGTTTTGCATCAATGatccaaaatatatatatatagaaaaagtttgggaatcaAAATAATTCAGCCATAAATAACATATCATATATTAATGAgatattttataatttgatttttatatattattgcaTTAAAAGCTAATTAGAATAATATACTTTGAATGTCATTAatgttaattaaatttttttgtatccgctaatttctttttgaaaaagtctaggggccagcaattttgttaaattctgaccagcatgtaaccagcaaagaaaagtgagtcattggatgaaatctcacaccaatctcataccattaaaaccatcattgatggttatttgataactacaaatcacaaaagttgttggcccctagcattcctctttatTTTTTCCTTATTGTTTCATTACATCTATGTAATATTGTAGAGATTGaagtaatttaaattttaattgtcattaattttaattaattttttttataatcacTAATTTATTGTCTCACTTATGTaatatttgttttatatttttcaaagtggaataataatttattctaattttttaatacaaatatttttaaattttatcataattgaatttaaaaaaaattatcaaatacttaaattaatttattcaattgacaaatttactcataacatccataatttcataCTGTTTAAGGTAAGTTAGTTCGAAGTAGTGAAGAGGTCGATTGAGGTGATTAGCGGTTGTTGAAAAGATGCACGCGCGGGCATTGGATGGAGGTATTCGACATGGATTCGATTTCAAGACACTTTATTAAATCGAACAGGTCTAGTCGGACAGACattcaaaagaaaaaattgaatAGTGGTTCAAATAGCAGATTGAGCAGTTACATGAGTGGAGAAGTTGGAGGCTTTCGCCACGTGAGGAATTGATGGATAACGTTTCATTAGCAAAAGAGTGGGAACGGTTACCAAGTAGTGCGTATTCAAGATAGCACCCTGTAATCAATAATCGGTTACAATGAGTGGACTATAAATATTAGAAAGTTTTAGAGAATAAAAGTTGGAACTTTTCTTTAGAAATACACTCAAGCACACACACATCCCCAACGAATTCCTAAGTTTGCATTTGAGTTtaatttctgtagggttccttccattgtctttaaattccatttacattttctgtaaactttaattttcttgtcaaatttatgtttcaagcaacaatttaagtttcaaatgcaatttacattccagtATCTTTAATTTTCATGTCAAAAGCCCTTTGACCTAGTCGAATGcatctttactgctttcttttaatttcaacgCAAACTTTTCGATTTCAGTCAATTTACCTTTCGAATTGCTTGTTTTaaacttcttttatcttttttcaaTCTTTTATTTAATTGTTATTTTAATACCCATCTAATCGAAGAAGCTTTGATGCTCTTATAGAAaactggtacctgcaaaagaggagtaggtttcgctcccagaccattagaatcaaaccaccatcgatttgctaaaaattgataaaacaaattggcacgcccagtGGGACAGTTTTAAACCTGAAGTGTGTCAAAAAGTTTTTATATCATTCGGTGTATGCGATTGAGAAGTGGGAAAAtcattcacatggctgatgaTGTGTcgaatgtgaatggtggttcctCCACCAATGATAGCATACCAGTAATTGTGCAACAAGCGGATGTGATTTCACTTTCGGAAGGTGCAATTGGAAGTGAAAGCATAGCGGTTACCATTGTGCCAACTGGAAATGTTAGACGTAACATTCGTCCACGTGGTAATTTACCACCTCCTCCAGTAACTAGTTATACTCCACCGGTGGGTAGTTTTATTCCTCCTGTTCGATTTGGGAGTGTAAATGGAGAAAATAATTCTCAAAACCCACAACAATATTTTGAGTACTCTCGTGATTATAATGTAGGCTCTACTTCGAATGCTGCTAACTCAATGGAAGTGTATCGACAGCAAGTAGAGGAAAGTCGTCATGATTTAGTCAACTTGTTGACTCAACAAATGACCACAATTCTGAATCCAATGATGGCTGATCACGAATCAAAATTTGAACGTCCTGCTAGACAAGTCGAACAAATTGCCCAAATCGTATATTATGAGGAAGGTGAAAGGCATGATGTCAGGGGAAAtaatgaatgatttgaaaatGTTTTTCAAAATGAAAACAATGTTTTGAATAGAGGAAATCCTCATATAGTTCCCCATGGTCAAAATGCTGATGAAGTTTTAGCCAGACTACGTGCTAATCATGGTGGTGAATGTTATCAAGTCACAAGAATTGTGGAGGAAGTTCTTAATCGAGTCGGTCTGAATGTTGGTTTcatgaaaaattcaaaagtaaTCACAAAGTTTACAGAAGAAGTTGGAGAGTCAACTACAGAACATGTCGCTTGATATTTGGTTGAGATTGGGAATATAGCCAATGatgagaatttgaaaatgaagttgtttccttcttcgttaaTGAAGAATACGTTTACTTGATTTTCGAATCTCAGGCCAAATTCGATAACGACATGGAATCAGTTAGAAACTGCTTTTCATACTCAATTTTATCAAGGGAAAATGAATGTGGCAGTTACTGATCTGGTTGCTTTGAAACGTGAAGATGGTGAAATCATTGATGATTATATGATACGTTTCAAAAACGCTAGAAGTAGATGCTATGTTTCAGTACCCGAGAATGAAGTTGTGAAAATAACAATTATGGGGCTAGGATTTTATGTGCATATCACTGATTTAGCACATTTGGCTGAAAAGGTCCATCAGACCGAACTCatgaaaaaggagaaggagaagtaTAGGAGTGAGCAAAGATCAAAGAGTAAACCTTTTATTCGAAAAGAAAAAGTTGCTTATGTAACTATGGAGTCCTCAGAGGAGGAACTCGATTTCGAGGCAGAAGTCGATTTGGCTgtatcataattgaatttaaaaaaaattatcaaatacttaaattaatttattcaattgacaaatttactcataacatccataatttcataCTGTTTAAGGTAAGTTAGTTCGAAGTAGTGAAGAGGTCGATTGAGGTGATTAGCGGTTGTTGAAAAGATGCACGCGCGGGCATTGGATGGAGGTATTCGACATGGATTCGATTTCAAGACACTTTATTAAATCGAACAGGTCTAGTCGGACAGACattcaaaagaaaaaattgaatAGTGGTTCAAATAGCAGATTGAGCAGTTACATGAGTGGAGAAGTTGGAGGCTTTCGCCACGTGAGGAATTGATGGATAACGTTTCATTAGCAAAAGAGTGGGAACGGTTACCAAGTAGTGCGTATTCAAGATAGCACCCTGTAATCAATAATCGGTTACAATGAGTGGACTATAAATATTAGAAAGTTTTAGAGAATAAAAGTTGGAACTTTTCTTTAGAAATACACTCAAGCACACACACATCCCCAACGAATTCCTAAGTTTGCATTTGAGTTtaatttctgtagggttccttccattgtctttaaattccatttacattttctgtaaactttaattttcttgtcaaatttatgtttcaagcaacaatttaagtttcaaatgcaatttacattccagtATCTTTAATTTTCATGTCAAAAGCCCTTTGACCTAGTCGAATGcatctttactgctttcttttaatttcaacgCAAACTTTTCGATTTCAGTCAATTTACCTTTCGAATTGCTTGTTTTaaacttcttttatcttttttcaaTCTTTTATTTAATTGTTATTTTAATACCCATCTAATCGAAGAAGCTTTGATGCTCTTATAGAAaactggtacctgcaaaagaggagtaggtttcgctcccagaccattagaatcaaaccaccatcgatttgctaaaaattgataaaacaaattggcacgccc from Arachis ipaensis cultivar K30076 chromosome B09, Araip1.1, whole genome shotgun sequence includes these protein-coding regions:
- the LOC107615821 gene encoding cell number regulator 7-like encodes the protein MVFGRRPKWNAQLCGCGGSCKTCFITCCLPCVTFGQIAEIVDEGKSSCCAQGCVYGLLMTVSCHWLYSCIYREKLRKKFDLPAEPCCDCCIHFCCDPCALCQEHQELKERGYDPSKGWGATRPPIIQSMFK